The Eleginops maclovinus isolate JMC-PN-2008 ecotype Puerto Natales chromosome 3, JC_Emac_rtc_rv5, whole genome shotgun sequence genome includes a region encoding these proteins:
- the LOC134861729 gene encoding uncharacterized protein LOC134861729 codes for MSFEEKAKANDDSGEENQLNKRARHQAKQPAPQPSPPMPPPPCCVPGSGTVAPPPPTDEEYWLAPIIPPPPCRVPGSGSVAASPPTPPPHCAQKEHRRAAVDQPSSASQLYRPSTWRGGRCGSNTIACSAAEVHIMSLLEYMKHQQHQLIAKVNYLTSKLNHTGQDMDIPECVQFPLDTMEEVQDFEDWLKDPANSQSKQGVISSLATLGGHDTKRVTWNMLARIFSDAVGWQINWKAVNGKKPFSQMASKSLLLRKYREEESRSPCGYRGRYSTARYKVVQPGGRQGNREEACQCPH; via the exons atgtCGTTTGAGGAGAAAGCCAAAGCCAAT GACGATAGTGGGGAGGAAAATCAGTTGAACAAGAGAGCCAGACATCAAGCCAAACAGCCAGCTCCGCAACCATCACCTCCTATGCCACCACCACCTTGCTGTGTGCCAGGTAGTGGCACAGTTGCCCCTCCTCCACCCACTGATGAAGAGTACTGGCTGG CTCCAATTATCCCACCACCGCCGTGCCGTGTGCCAGGTAGTGGCTCAGTTGCCGCTTCTCCACCCACTCCACCACCTCACTGTGCACAAAAGGAACATAGGAGAGCAGCAGTAGATCAACCCTCTTCGGCAAGCCAGCTCTACAGACCTAGTACATGGCGAGGGGGAAGGTGTGGATCAAACACCATTGCCTGTTCTG CTGCTGAAGTCCACATCATGAGCTTGCTAGAATATatgaaacaccaacaacaccagtTAATCGCAAAGGTTAACTATCTTACCAGCAAGCTCAACCATACTGGCCAAGACATGGACAttcctgagtgtgtgcagtTTCCACTGGATACGATGGAGGAAGTGCAGGATTTTGAAGACTGGCTCAAAGACCCTGCCAATTCTCAATCAAAGCAGGGGGTG ATTTCCTCCCTAGCAACCCTCGGGGGCCATGACACTAAACGTGTAACCTGGAACATGCTTGCCCGGATCTTCAGTGATGCAGTTGGGTGGCAGATTAATTGGAAAGCGGTAAATGGAAAGAAACCATTCAGTCAGATGGCATCAAAATCCTTACTCCTGCGCAA ATACCGTGAGGAAGAGTCACGTAGCCCGTGCGGCTACAGAGGAAGATATTCAACGGCACGCTATAAGGTGGTTCAACCTGGCGGCAGACAGGGGAACCGCGAGGAGGCGTGCCAGTGTCCCCACTGA